A section of the Arcobacter roscoffensis genome encodes:
- a CDS encoding CoA transferase subunit A, with product MDKKIEISEIGKFLTDGMTISIGGFLGCGNAHNIIDEILKTDVKDLTLVATDTFFEGKGIGKLITNKRVSKLMASHIGTNKDTQQQVNDGFIEVELVPQGTLAERLRSAAAGLGGVLTRTGLGTLVQEGKDVVTVDGVEYILEKPIHIDLAILKAYKSDKAGNLLYKGATRNFNVPMAGAAKVTIAEVEEIVENGELDPSIVHTPFVYINHIVKV from the coding sequence ATGGATAAGAAAATAGAAATAAGTGAAATTGGAAAGTTTCTTACAGACGGTATGACAATTTCCATTGGTGGATTTTTAGGATGTGGAAATGCTCATAATATTATTGATGAGATATTAAAAACAGATGTAAAAGATTTGACATTAGTTGCAACTGATACTTTCTTTGAAGGAAAAGGAATTGGTAAGTTAATAACAAATAAAAGAGTATCTAAATTAATGGCTAGTCATATAGGTACAAATAAAGATACACAGCAACAAGTTAATGATGGCTTTATTGAAGTAGAGTTAGTTCCACAAGGTACTTTAGCTGAGAGATTAAGATCTGCTGCTGCTGGACTGGGAGGTGTTTTAACAAGAACAGGTTTAGGAACATTAGTTCAAGAAGGAAAAGATGTAGTTACAGTTGATGGTGTAGAGTATATTCTAGAAAAACCAATACATATTGATTTAGCAATTCTTAAAGCATATAAATCAGATAAGGCAGGGAATTTACTATATAAAGGGGCAACAAGAAATTTTAATGTTCCTATGGCAGGTGCTGCAAAAGTTACAATTGCAGAAGTTGAGGAAATAGTTGAAAATGGAGAACTTGATCCTAGTATTGTGCATACTCCATTTGTATATATTAATCATATCGTAAAGGTTTAA
- a CDS encoding sensor histidine kinase, with protein MKKFILFSLLIINFLYANNAKEVLLLHSYHKGYVWSDDISKTIEQAFSKHNNIELTTVYMDTKHIADPIYLDKLAALYKEQFKTRDFDLIIASDNNAFDFTIRYHDYLFKDLPVLFCGINNFDEALLDENNMKKYMTGVVEQVDLEKNFELIKDLHPNINKLLIINDRSKTGLAVKRDLRNIIKKYQKEFTIEYVDKMEIQTLKDKVSKLGENDVILFVLLFKDTTGKYFTYKQSFLEVKAVSNVPIYGLWDFYLNYGIAGGLLTSAIAQGESVSKMAIDVLNGKKIQDIPVIDKSPNRYMFDYNELERFDIEVDNHLSDYILINEPNSVYRKFIKFIVLAIIIIMVLSIIVVVLRANIKRRKKLELALSNQLEFDKVLLDTIPNPIYYKNVEGKFQGCNLSFANLVSKDRDEIIGKSAFDFFPYEVALKNTNIDQELMQTFSTSTSEFTFYTSSSHMKHIILNKAVYKNIDGSVGGIVCIMDDITERVQQKQFLIQQSKLAEMGDMVAAIAHQWNEPLIELSAQVQDIQTSYLLNELKDTDVKDFVNDSMIQIKYMSRTLNDFRNFLKPSTKKKLFSISKALNEINEIIGKQIFYSNINMSFNYKNKNEELLIYGYENEFKQVLLNLINNSKNKILEQDNPHTQKGNIDINIQRDDNYNIIEICDDGGAIEDKIISSIFQPYFTTKKDGTGIGLYMAKVIIEDKMRGSITVKNDHNNVIFTIKLPHKKV; from the coding sequence ATGAAGAAATTTATACTATTTAGCTTACTAATAATTAATTTTTTATATGCAAATAATGCAAAAGAAGTGTTGTTACTTCACTCATATCATAAAGGATATGTTTGGAGTGATGATATTTCAAAAACTATAGAACAAGCTTTTTCAAAACACAATAATATCGAGCTTACAACAGTTTATATGGATACTAAACATATAGCAGATCCCATTTATTTAGATAAACTAGCTGCACTTTATAAAGAGCAATTTAAAACAAGAGATTTTGATTTAATAATTGCAAGTGATAATAATGCTTTTGATTTTACAATTAGATACCATGACTATCTTTTCAAAGACCTACCTGTACTTTTTTGTGGAATAAATAATTTTGATGAAGCCTTACTTGATGAAAATAATATGAAAAAGTATATGACAGGAGTAGTTGAACAAGTAGATTTAGAAAAAAACTTTGAACTTATAAAAGATTTACATCCAAATATCAATAAACTTCTAATTATAAATGATAGATCAAAAACTGGTTTAGCTGTAAAAAGAGACCTAAGAAACATCATAAAAAAGTATCAAAAAGAGTTTACAATAGAGTACGTAGATAAAATGGAAATTCAAACCCTAAAGGATAAAGTCTCTAAACTTGGGGAGAATGATGTGATTTTGTTTGTACTTTTATTTAAAGATACAACAGGTAAATACTTCACATATAAACAAAGCTTTTTAGAGGTTAAAGCTGTAAGTAATGTTCCTATATATGGGCTTTGGGACTTTTATTTAAACTATGGAATTGCAGGAGGACTTTTAACATCAGCAATAGCACAAGGTGAATCTGTATCAAAAATGGCTATTGATGTTTTAAATGGTAAAAAGATACAAGATATTCCAGTTATTGATAAATCACCAAATAGATATATGTTTGATTACAATGAACTTGAAAGATTTGATATAGAAGTAGATAATCATTTAAGCGATTATATTTTGATAAATGAACCAAACTCTGTTTATAGAAAATTTATAAAATTCATTGTCTTAGCGATTATTATAATTATGGTTTTAAGTATTATTGTTGTGGTTTTAAGGGCAAATATAAAAAGAAGAAAAAAACTAGAACTTGCCTTATCAAATCAACTTGAATTTGATAAAGTACTACTTGACACTATACCAAACCCTATTTACTATAAAAATGTAGAAGGTAAATTTCAAGGATGTAATTTAAGTTTTGCAAATCTTGTAAGTAAAGATAGAGATGAGATAATTGGGAAAAGTGCTTTTGATTTCTTTCCCTATGAAGTTGCTTTAAAAAATACAAATATCGACCAAGAACTAATGCAAACCTTTAGTACAAGTACTTCTGAATTTACTTTTTATACTTCATCTAGTCATATGAAACATATAATCTTAAACAAAGCAGTTTATAAAAATATCGATGGAAGTGTTGGTGGAATAGTTTGTATTATGGATGATATTACTGAAAGAGTTCAACAAAAGCAGTTTTTAATCCAACAAAGTAAATTAGCTGAAATGGGTGATATGGTTGCTGCAATTGCTCATCAATGGAATGAACCACTAATAGAGTTATCAGCGCAAGTTCAGGATATTCAAACTTCTTATTTATTAAATGAACTAAAAGATACAGATGTAAAAGACTTTGTAAATGACTCAATGATTCAAATAAAATACATGTCAAGAACGCTAAATGATTTCAGAAACTTCCTAAAACCATCAACAAAGAAGAAACTGTTCTCGATTTCTAAAGCTTTAAATGAGATAAATGAAATTATAGGAAAACAGATATTCTACTCAAATATTAATATGTCATTTAACTACAAAAATAAAAATGAAGAGCTTTTAATATATGGTTATGAAAATGAGTTTAAACAAGTTTTATTAAATCTTATCAATAACTCTAAAAACAAGATTCTTGAACAAGATAATCCCCACACGCAAAAAGGAAATATTGATATAAATATCCAAAGAGATGATAATTATAATATAATAGAAATATGTGATGATGGTGGAGCTATTGAAGATAAAATTATAAGCTCAATCTTCCAGCCTTATTTTACCACTAAAAAAGACGGTACAGGAATTGGGCTTTATATGGCAAAAGTTATAATAGAAGATAAAATGAGAGGTTCTATTACAGTTAAAAATGACCATAATAATGTTATCTTTACAATAAAACTTCCTCATAAAAAGGTTTGA
- a CDS encoding response regulator transcription factor, whose translation MKILLLEDNQTLNETIKLRLELKGYKVHSYSCGQDAYDNITNGYSCFLLDIHVPNVDGIKILKKIRDFYADCPVIIISSTVELDIIKESYSFGCNDYLKKPFFIDELEIKIDKLCNIPTNEIILGRSCIFNFKESVLTVDNKRNDLTEKESLLVNLFAINLNKLVTYENIQNYVWKGEYASIDAIRTLIRRLRKKMPLTIKASSNRGYYLLLTEN comes from the coding sequence ATGAAAATATTACTCTTAGAAGACAATCAAACTCTAAATGAAACAATCAAACTTAGATTAGAGCTAAAAGGTTATAAAGTACACTCTTATTCTTGTGGACAAGATGCTTATGATAATATAACAAATGGTTATTCTTGTTTTCTTTTAGATATTCATGTCCCAAATGTTGATGGAATAAAAATACTGAAAAAAATCAGAGATTTTTATGCGGATTGTCCTGTAATCATAATTTCATCAACAGTAGAACTTGATATCATTAAGGAGTCATATAGTTTTGGATGTAATGATTATTTGAAAAAACCTTTTTTTATAGATGAACTTGAAATTAAAATTGATAAATTATGTAATATTCCTACTAATGAGATTATATTAGGAAGAAGTTGCATTTTTAATTTCAAAGAAAGTGTTTTAACAGTAGATAATAAAAGAAATGATCTAACTGAAAAAGAAAGCTTATTAGTTAATCTTTTCGCAATAAATCTAAATAAATTAGTTACTTATGAGAATATACAAAACTATGTTTGGAAAGGTGAATATGCTTCTATTGATGCTATTAGAACATTAATTAGAAGATTAAGAAAAAAAATGCCTCTTACAATTAAAGCTTCATCTAATAGAGGCTATTATTTACTGCTAACTGAAAATTAG
- a CDS encoding LutC/YkgG family protein, whose amino-acid sequence MTSKEKILNSIRKNNVVENVELPNSYENFGLTFEDKFEKFSTMIESVGGKALLIDKADLEKTISELYPDEKIIASNVEGFSLKNFDANEKETAYELKDIDLAVVKGNFAIAENGAVWMKNEDNRHRALYFIAQNIVTVLDEKDILNNMHEAYTKINFEDNGYGVFISGPSKTADIEQSLVIGAHGPKSGYVIFTKS is encoded by the coding sequence ATGACTAGTAAAGAAAAAATTCTAAATAGTATTAGAAAAAATAATGTAGTTGAAAATGTTGAACTTCCAAATTCATATGAAAACTTTGGTCTAACTTTTGAAGATAAATTTGAAAAATTCTCTACAATGATTGAATCAGTGGGAGGAAAAGCTTTACTTATTGATAAAGCAGATTTAGAAAAAACAATAAGTGAACTTTATCCTGATGAAAAAATCATAGCTTCAAATGTTGAAGGTTTTTCATTAAAAAACTTTGATGCAAATGAAAAAGAAACAGCCTATGAACTAAAAGATATTGATTTAGCGGTTGTAAAAGGTAATTTTGCAATTGCAGAAAATGGTGCTGTATGGATGAAAAATGAAGACAATAGACATAGAGCTTTATACTTTATAGCACAAAATATCGTAACAGTTTTAGATGAGAAAGATATTTTAAATAATATGCATGAGGCATACACTAAAATCAATTTTGAAGACAATGGTTATGGTGTATTTATTTCAGGACCATCAAAAACTGCTGATATTGAACAATCATTAGTAATTGGTGCTCATGGACCAAAATCTGGATATGTAATTTTTACAAAATCTTGA
- a CDS encoding hotdog fold thioesterase yields MSIWNKKLSLDDLNSMAKNTAIENLGIKLTKMGDDTLIGEMPVNSKSHQIHGILHGGASVLFAETLGSLAGVMACKEGFTAVGLEINANHLKGVKDGVVVGVASAIHIGRSTHVWDIKISHKESGKIVCASRLTVAVIKE; encoded by the coding sequence ATGAGTATTTGGAATAAAAAACTTAGCTTAGATGATCTTAATTCAATGGCTAAGAATACAGCTATTGAGAATTTAGGTATTAAACTTACTAAAATGGGAGATGATACTTTAATAGGTGAAATGCCAGTTAATTCAAAAAGTCACCAAATTCATGGAATATTACATGGTGGAGCTTCTGTATTATTTGCTGAAACATTAGGAAGTTTAGCAGGAGTAATGGCATGTAAAGAAGGTTTTACAGCTGTTGGTTTAGAGATTAATGCAAATCACTTAAAAGGAGTAAAAGATGGTGTTGTTGTAGGTGTTGCAAGTGCTATTCATATAGGAAGAAGTACACATGTATGGGATATTAAAATTAGCCATAAAGAAAGTGGGAAAATAGTGTGTGCTTCAAGATTAACAGTAGCAGTTATAAAAGAATAA
- a CDS encoding response regulator transcription factor, whose amino-acid sequence MKILLLEDNKKLNETIKKRLKLKGYTVEAYMDGAEVYEKITDGYSCFILDINVPNIDGIKILKRIREFYETIPVIIISASVELDVIKESYDFGCNDYLKKPFFIDELEIKIEKLCNIQDDYLHFDKDCYFDYKSSTVVIDKQEHRLTKKERLLMNLFLTKKNQVLSYESIENYVWEGSFASLESIRSLIRRLRKVLQRDYIQTVVDTGYIFKVETS is encoded by the coding sequence ATGAAAATTTTACTTTTAGAAGACAATAAAAAACTAAATGAAACAATAAAAAAAAGACTAAAGCTAAAAGGTTATACTGTTGAAGCCTATATGGATGGGGCAGAAGTTTATGAAAAAATTACAGATGGATATAGCTGTTTTATTTTGGATATAAATGTTCCAAATATTGATGGAATAAAAATTCTAAAAAGAATCAGAGAGTTTTATGAAACTATTCCTGTAATTATCATTTCAGCAAGTGTAGAACTAGATGTAATTAAAGAGTCTTATGATTTTGGATGTAATGATTATTTGAAAAAACCCTTCTTTATAGATGAGCTTGAAATCAAAATTGAGAAGTTATGTAACATTCAGGATGATTATTTACATTTTGACAAGGATTGTTATTTTGATTATAAATCCTCAACAGTTGTAATAGATAAGCAAGAGCATAGACTTACAAAAAAAGAAAGACTTTTAATGAACCTGTTTTTAACTAAGAAAAATCAAGTTCTATCTTATGAAAGTATTGAAAACTACGTATGGGAAGGAAGCTTTGCTTCTTTAGAATCTATAAGAAGTTTAATAAGAAGATTAAGAAAAGTACTTCAAAGGGACTACATCCAAACAGTAGTAGATACAGGCTATATATTCAAAGTAGAGACTTCTTAG
- a CDS encoding thiolase family protein has translation MKVYIVEAKRSAIGSFLGTLKDVKPGDLAGQVIKDLTKNIDNTIVDEVIVGNILSAGHSQGIGRQASIYGGLPESTVAYSVNMLCGSGMKAVMNAISEIKAGEKDVIIAGGVENMSSAPFLVSSKVRAGTALGDSKLIDSMSDALVDAFEGYHMGITAENIAQKFHITRDMQDEYAIFSQEKAAIADDAGKFINEITPIKVKTRKGDILFDKDEYINRNTSIEKLKKLRPAFKKDGTVTAGNASGINDGASFTLIVSEDAIKKYNLTPLVEIVDVSQVGISPSIMGLSPAYAIEKLLEKNNMSIDEIDLIEINEAFASQILGVFELLKEKVNLTDEILQEKINVNGSGIALGHPVGASANRIIVSLVHQMKKENSKYGLASLCIGGGMGTAILVKNIE, from the coding sequence ATGAAAGTTTATATAGTTGAAGCAAAAAGAAGTGCAATAGGTAGTTTTTTAGGAACACTAAAAGATGTTAAACCTGGTGATTTAGCTGGACAAGTAATAAAAGATTTAACTAAAAACATTGATAATACAATAGTTGATGAGGTTATAGTTGGAAATATTTTATCAGCAGGTCACTCTCAAGGTATTGGAAGACAGGCATCTATTTATGGGGGCTTACCTGAATCTACAGTTGCATATTCTGTAAATATGTTATGTGGTTCTGGTATGAAAGCTGTTATGAATGCAATTTCTGAAATAAAAGCTGGTGAGAAAGATGTAATTATTGCAGGTGGTGTTGAAAATATGTCTTCAGCACCTTTTTTAGTTTCTTCAAAAGTAAGAGCAGGAACAGCCTTAGGTGATAGTAAATTAATCGATTCAATGAGTGATGCTTTAGTTGATGCCTTTGAAGGCTATCATATGGGAATAACAGCTGAAAATATAGCTCAAAAATTTCATATTACAAGAGATATGCAAGATGAATATGCAATATTTTCTCAAGAAAAAGCTGCAATAGCAGATGATGCAGGAAAATTTATTAATGAAATTACTCCAATTAAGGTTAAAACTAGAAAGGGTGATATTCTTTTTGATAAAGATGAATATATAAATAGAAATACTTCAATTGAGAAATTAAAAAAACTTAGACCTGCATTTAAAAAAGATGGAACAGTTACAGCTGGTAATGCATCAGGAATAAATGATGGGGCTAGTTTTACATTAATTGTCTCAGAGGATGCTATTAAGAAATATAATTTAACTCCTTTAGTAGAAATAGTTGATGTGTCTCAGGTAGGTATTAGTCCTTCTATTATGGGACTTAGTCCTGCATATGCTATTGAAAAACTTTTAGAAAAAAATAATATGTCAATTGATGAAATTGATCTTATAGAAATTAATGAAGCTTTTGCTTCACAAATTCTAGGAGTATTTGAGTTATTGAAAGAAAAAGTGAATTTAACTGATGAGATACTTCAGGAAAAAATTAATGTAAATGGTAGTGGAATTGCTTTAGGTCATCCAGTAGGTGCTAGTGCTAATAGAATAATTGTTTCCTTAGTACATCAAATGAAAAAAGAAAATTCAAAGTATGGATTAGCTTCATTATGTATCGGTGGAGGAATGGGTACAGCAATTTTAGTCAAAAATATAGAATAA
- a CDS encoding GNAT family N-acetyltransferase, whose protein sequence is MTLSIVDLKNNDLFYKAWSLYETSFPSIERRSLEEQKQIQNDSRYKMHAYLDDKTFVGIVFYWDFDKFRFIEHFAVDLGFRGKSYGSKILNSLLSSHKEVVLEIELINDEISKKRLRFYEKFDFKVNDFKHYQVPFRQKQESLELLFLSHKRVLTNEEYEELYTQMKASLGI, encoded by the coding sequence ATGACTTTATCTATTGTAGATTTAAAAAATAATGATTTATTTTATAAAGCTTGGAGTTTGTATGAAACATCTTTTCCTTCAATTGAAAGAAGAAGTTTAGAAGAACAAAAGCAAATTCAAAATGATTCTAGATATAAAATGCATGCTTACTTAGATGATAAAACTTTTGTAGGAATAGTATTTTATTGGGACTTTGATAAATTTAGATTTATTGAGCACTTTGCTGTTGATTTAGGCTTTAGAGGGAAATCATATGGTTCAAAAATTTTGAATAGCTTACTAAGCTCACATAAAGAAGTAGTTTTAGAAATTGAGTTAATAAATGATGAAATTAGTAAAAAAAGATTAAGGTTTTATGAAAAATTTGATTTTAAAGTAAATGATTTCAAACACTATCAAGTGCCTTTTAGACAAAAACAAGAGAGTTTAGAACTTCTTTTTTTATCCCATAAAAGAGTATTAACTAATGAGGAATATGAAGAGTTATATACTCAAATGAAAGCTTCTTTAGGAATCTAA
- a CDS encoding 3-oxoacid CoA-transferase subunit B, with translation MKELIAKRVVKEFRSGDFINLGIGLPTLVPNYVPSDVEIILHSENGFAGIWDKANEENKDENVIDAGGTHVNLKPGGVFFDSSTSFEIIRGGHIDITVLGALEVDENGSLASWNIPGKFVPGMGGSMDLVSGVKKVIVAMQHTAKGLPKILKECTLPLTGKNVIDMIITELGVFEYIDGKLYLIELMGDTSLEQIKELTPATYTVALKK, from the coding sequence GTGAAAGAATTAATTGCAAAAAGAGTCGTAAAAGAGTTTAGAAGTGGGGATTTTATCAATTTGGGAATAGGCCTTCCTACTTTAGTTCCAAACTATGTACCCTCTGATGTAGAAATAATTCTACATTCAGAGAATGGTTTTGCAGGAATATGGGATAAGGCTAATGAAGAAAATAAAGATGAAAATGTTATAGATGCAGGTGGAACACATGTAAATTTAAAACCAGGTGGTGTTTTCTTTGATTCTTCCACATCTTTTGAAATTATTAGAGGTGGACATATTGATATTACTGTTTTGGGAGCTTTAGAGGTTGATGAAAATGGAAGCTTAGCAAGTTGGAATATTCCTGGGAAGTTTGTGCCAGGGATGGGTGGTTCAATGGATTTAGTAAGTGGTGTAAAAAAAGTTATTGTAGCTATGCAACATACTGCAAAAGGACTTCCTAAAATACTAAAGGAGTGTACATTACCTCTTACTGGAAAAAACGTAATTGATATGATTATTACTGAATTAGGTGTTTTTGAATATATTGATGGAAAATTATATTTAATAGAATTAATGGGTGATACATCTTTGGAACAAATAAAAGAGCTTACCCCAGCAACTTATACAGTTGCTCTTAAAAAATAA
- a CDS encoding YbgC/FadM family acyl-CoA thioesterase has product MKIRIYYEDTDAAGIVYHTNFIKFCERARSEVFFKEGLSSHDESKKEHFVVRNIICDFVQVAFLGDLLEVRTQILERKNSSVILKQDILKDTELICSFEVVLVYVKDYKAIKIPDNIFNILKKI; this is encoded by the coding sequence ATGAAAATTAGAATATATTACGAAGATACAGATGCCGCAGGAATCGTCTATCATACAAACTTTATAAAGTTTTGTGAGAGAGCTAGGTCTGAAGTATTTTTCAAAGAAGGTTTATCCTCCCACGATGAATCAAAAAAAGAACACTTTGTTGTAAGAAATATAATTTGTGACTTTGTACAAGTTGCATTTTTAGGAGATCTACTAGAAGTAAGGACTCAAATTCTAGAGAGAAAAAACTCCTCAGTAATACTAAAACAAGATATATTAAAAGACACAGAACTTATTTGTTCTTTTGAAGTAGTATTAGTCTATGTAAAAGATTATAAAGCTATAAAAATACCGGATAATATCTTTAATATATTAAAAAAAATCTAA
- a CDS encoding lactate utilization protein B yields the protein MSTHPQNAKEFVANDERMHWHDEALWFVRAKRDLASKSIPEWEQLREYASQIKTHTMSNLDKYLLEFEKNANAKGITVHWANDANEHNEIAYKLLKEKNVKKLVKSKSMLTEECHLNPFLEQRGIEVIDTDLGERIVQLRNEPPSHIVLPAIHLKKMDVSDTFHEKLGTEKGNDDPTYLTRAARASLREDFLTAEAGMTGVNFAIANTGGVVVCTNEGNADMGASVPKLHIASMGMEKIIPRLEDLSVFTRLLARSATGQPITSYTSHFHGPVEGGEMHIIIVDNKRSEFLSSSKYKKALNCIRCGACMNTCPVYRRSGGHSYEYTIPGPIGSILGAVKEPEKHSTLPFACTLCGSCSHVCPAKIDLDSQLYARRQDLSEMDLIDPKKKMAMKVTAWLMSKPSLFNLAGKVARKVVPKLPNSLVYNKSNVWGRQRDLPKMPEKSFKEMFEQGELDD from the coding sequence ATGAGTACACATCCACAAAATGCAAAAGAATTCGTAGCTAATGATGAAAGAATGCACTGGCACGATGAGGCTTTATGGTTTGTAAGAGCAAAAAGAGACTTAGCTTCTAAATCTATTCCTGAATGGGAACAATTAAGAGAGTATGCAAGTCAAATAAAAACTCATACAATGTCAAATCTTGATAAGTATCTTTTAGAGTTTGAAAAAAATGCAAATGCAAAAGGTATTACAGTTCACTGGGCTAATGACGCAAATGAGCATAATGAAATTGCCTATAAACTTTTAAAAGAAAAAAATGTTAAAAAGCTTGTAAAATCAAAATCAATGCTAACAGAAGAGTGTCACTTAAACCCTTTCTTAGAGCAAAGAGGAATTGAAGTAATTGATACAGACTTAGGTGAAAGAATTGTTCAATTAAGAAATGAACCACCTTCACATATTGTACTTCCTGCAATTCACTTAAAGAAAATGGATGTTTCTGATACATTCCATGAAAAATTAGGCACTGAAAAGGGAAATGATGATCCAACTTATCTAACAAGAGCAGCAAGAGCAAGTTTAAGAGAAGATTTCTTAACAGCAGAAGCAGGAATGACAGGTGTAAACTTTGCCATAGCAAATACAGGTGGTGTTGTTGTTTGTACAAATGAAGGTAACGCAGATATGGGTGCTTCTGTTCCGAAGTTACATATAGCGTCAATGGGAATGGAAAAGATTATTCCAAGATTAGAAGACCTATCAGTATTTACAAGACTACTTGCAAGAAGTGCTACAGGTCAACCAATTACTTCTTATACTTCACACTTCCATGGTCCTGTTGAAGGGGGAGAAATGCATATTATTATTGTAGATAATAAAAGAAGTGAATTCTTAAGTTCTTCAAAATATAAAAAAGCTCTAAACTGTATTAGATGTGGGGCTTGTATGAATACTTGTCCTGTATATAGAAGAAGTGGAGGGCACTCTTATGAATATACTATTCCTGGACCAATCGGTTCTATTTTAGGTGCAGTAAAAGAGCCAGAAAAACACAGTACTTTACCATTTGCTTGTACATTATGTGGTTCATGTTCTCATGTATGTCCTGCAAAGATTGACTTGGATTCTCAACTTTATGCAAGAAGACAAGACTTAAGTGAAATGGATTTAATTGATCCAAAGAAAAAAATGGCAATGAAAGTAACTGCTTGGCTTATGAGTAAACCAAGTCTATTTAATTTAGCTGGAAAAGTAGCTAGAAAAGTTGTTCCAAAACTTCCAAATTCACTTGTTTACAATAAATCAAATGTATGGGGAAGACAAAGAGACTTACCTAAAATGCCAGAGAAAAGCTTCAAAGAGATGTTTGAACAAGGAGAATTAGATGACTAG
- a CDS encoding two-component system sensor histidine kinase NtrB, giving the protein MNKEYYHALEKKLNFEDVLLDALPNPIYYKDIKGDFIRCNTRFSELTNTCKKEIIGKSAYEFFPKSAADRNKLIDKEIMKTLQPYEDEVHFIKDNGEVRYYNLSKAVCQDKSGVVKGIVCIMTDITQRIKEKEILIQQSKFAEMGEMIASIAHQWNEPLVELSAQVQKMELFYSTNQIDKEKISNFVEDSMIPIQYMSETLSDFRNFLKPSTVKNEFDLKKAIREIFDIVGKQIFYFNIKVNFDYDKNETFMILGYKNQLKQVILNIINNAKNKITAAYENIDFEGVITIKLRNKKNLTVIEIIDNAGPIKDEIKGQIFDPFFTTKENGTGFGLYMVKTIIEDKMSGKVSARNNGNNVIFSIEIPHKEV; this is encoded by the coding sequence ATGAATAAAGAATATTATCATGCTTTAGAGAAAAAATTAAATTTTGAGGATGTTTTATTGGATGCTTTACCTAATCCTATATATTACAAAGATATAAAAGGTGATTTTATAAGATGTAATACTAGATTTTCAGAGCTTACAAATACTTGTAAGAAAGAAATCATAGGCAAATCTGCTTATGAATTCTTTCCTAAAAGTGCTGCAGATAGAAACAAATTAATCGATAAAGAAATAATGAAAACTCTTCAACCTTATGAAGATGAAGTACATTTTATTAAAGATAATGGTGAAGTTAGATACTACAATTTAAGTAAAGCTGTTTGTCAAGATAAATCAGGTGTTGTAAAAGGTATTGTTTGCATTATGACAGATATAACACAAAGAATTAAAGAAAAAGAGATTCTAATACAACAAAGTAAGTTCGCTGAAATGGGTGAGATGATTGCTTCTATTGCTCATCAATGGAATGAACCTTTGGTTGAACTCTCAGCTCAAGTGCAAAAAATGGAACTTTTTTATTCAACCAACCAAATTGATAAAGAGAAAATTTCCAATTTTGTAGAGGATTCTATGATTCCTATTCAATATATGTCTGAAACATTAAGTGATTTTAGAAATTTTTTAAAGCCTTCAACTGTTAAGAATGAGTTTGACTTAAAAAAAGCAATTAGAGAGATCTTTGACATTGTTGGTAAACAAATATTTTATTTTAATATAAAAGTTAATTTTGACTATGATAAAAATGAAACATTTATGATTTTAGGTTATAAAAATCAGTTAAAACAAGTAATACTTAATATTATTAATAATGCAAAAAATAAAATAACAGCTGCCTATGAAAATATTGATTTTGAAGGGGTTATTACAATCAAACTAAGAAATAAAAAAAATTTAACAGTTATCGAAATTATAGATAATGCAGGCCCTATAAAAGATGAAATAAAAGGACAGATATTTGATCCTTTTTTTACCACTAAAGAGAATGGTACAGGCTTTGGTTTATATATGGTGAAAACCATTATAGAAGATAAAATGTCAGGTAAAGTTTCGGCAAGAAATAATGGTAATAATGTAATTTTCTCTATTGAAATACCACATAAAGAAGTATAA